A region from the Sulfitobacter sp. D7 genome encodes:
- a CDS encoding prepilin peptidase, whose amino-acid sequence MFLGLLVRIDLREKRLPDRYTLPLIVLGLSLIAYARGTLPGGEIWGAIVGYVTFWALGSLFFRLRGQEGLGLGDAKLLAAAGAWLGISALPMVVLLAALGALGFAVINQRGRTDQLAFGPWLAAAFFVLWVLRIDTVW is encoded by the coding sequence GTGTTTCTGGGTCTGCTGGTACGGATCGACCTGCGCGAGAAGCGCCTGCCGGATCGGTATACCTTGCCGCTCATCGTTCTGGGGCTTTCGCTAATTGCCTATGCTAGGGGCACATTACCGGGGGGCGAGATCTGGGGGGCGATTGTCGGCTATGTGACCTTCTGGGCGCTCGGCAGTTTGTTTTTCAGACTGCGAGGGCAAGAAGGGCTTGGGCTCGGCGATGCGAAGCTTCTGGCCGCCGCTGGCGCGTGGCTGGGTATTAGCGCCTTGCCGATGGTCGTGCTGTTGGCGGCGCTCGGCGCCTTGGGCTTTGCGGTTATCAACCAGCGTGGACGAACGGACCAACTGGCCTTTGGCCCTTGGCTTGCGGCAGCGTTCTTTGTCTTGTGGGTATTGAGGATTGATACCGTCTGGTAG